The Malus domestica chromosome 06, GDT2T_hap1 genome has a segment encoding these proteins:
- the LOC103436747 gene encoding WAT1-related protein At1g44800-like, with amino-acid sequence MYYIELMHPNVNTEMTQSISIRKKSDQPRLEALIITFGGAFLIGKYNGPTNAAHQVLYEKWTWPLCLLVASVLCLVCHNVLMENIMEKYDIEALWLATIVQFSTMIPSLVIALATTHGRAYKWVMGWDFNTFCWVFAGICAGLGQYLGTTLTKKTIATFVSSFTPISMILVIGLSAMIVHDRIKKPSIGGVIMIVIRLCIFHWREYRSTSKEGAQAEKERLRWRLNLRRRRDLMHVQKDEHSV; translated from the exons atgtattatattgaattaatgcaCCCAAATGTCAACACCGAAAT GACACAGTCGATCTCTATTCGCAAGAAGAGCGACCAACCAAGACTAGAGGCTCTAATAATTACTTTTGGTGGGGCGTTCTTGATTGGAAAATATAATGGCCCGACCAATGCAGCTCATCAAGTTCTTTACGAGAAGTGGACCTGGCCATTGTGTCTTCTAGTCGCTTCAGTATTGTGCTTGGTTTGCCACAATGTACTCATG gaaaacatTATGGAGAAGTATGACATTGAGGCTTTATGGCTTGCAACCATAGTACAGTTTTCAACTATGATCCCCAGCCTTGTTATTGCCCTGGCCACCACTCATGGACGAGCCTATAAGTGGGTTATGGGTTGGGACTTCAACACGTTTTGCTGGGTATTCGCG GGCATTTGTGCTGGTCTAGGGCAGTATTTGGGGACCACTTTGACAAAGAAGACGATTGCTACATTTGTGTCGTCATTTACCCCAATATCCATGATTTTAGTTATTGGGCTATCAGCTATGATCGTCCATGATCGCATAAAAAAACCGAG TATTGGGGGTGTCATAATGATCGTGATAAGGCTTTGCATTTTTCATTGGCGAGAATATCGATCAACATCTAAGGAGGGGGCTCAAGCTGAGAAGGAGCGTTTGAGGTGGAGGCTCAATCTACGGAGGAG GAGGGACCTTATGCATGTGCAGAAAGATGAGCATTCTGTATGA